From Paenibacillus sp. V4I7, one genomic window encodes:
- a CDS encoding HAMP domain-containing sensor histidine kinase translates to MATKWRSKSISLLLLGCAFVIWTLTLFAAANVYKNSVYFGQDSYFKGSAFSREISSIYRFIQQHHLESPNFADKTPEQQLGRNDYNNLKQEAERTVHEKLNNVNRKYSDRINAARNRSDNAEMDRLDAEKETKIAELNKEKDTVFEQKLKTAVAAKQKEFVTAKMNLDNRKNSLYYALKNLSSGETYSNIDQDTLQKALDSQDIIYTLNLPNTEMMSRVSSDMSYNQIKGTFYILNPTQGSGIIQSDYLSHLTKKQHSMETVYLLIALLIVTLALSFYLRKQRANDIALTDVKAGVTKRFPLDVRAWCTFIATAALFGISMDNDIFYLSPTFVSLYQIFVVAISTALLVIVFYGIRGAISLMKNPEKRAEQWNSSITASFWQTVKEALEQRGLRFKLLVFMAIIGIMGFLPVCVAASEFEDVVVVFAFAWYIMFIIFVLPYIMRKVKQLRKIIKGVEQMANGDFGVTLPAKGNGQLSRMATHINNMKQGLQLSLEKQRVSDRLKTELITNVSHDLKTPLTSIINFVDLLKNESLSAEQSSHYIEVLDRKTQRLKVLIDDLFEASKMASGATELFLEKVDVAALLNQALAEFSDKIDASPLNFRVNLEKPHIYALLDGKKTWRVFENLISNALKYAMPGTRVYVNLTESESKVVLIIQNISVYEFNFDARELFERFKTRRSVQTHGRLRTRPSHCQKHR, encoded by the coding sequence TTGGCTACAAAATGGAGAAGTAAATCCATCTCTCTCTTACTGCTTGGCTGTGCTTTTGTAATTTGGACCTTGACCTTATTTGCTGCGGCGAATGTTTATAAGAACAGCGTATACTTTGGTCAAGATTCCTATTTTAAAGGATCCGCATTCAGCAGGGAAATCAGTTCCATTTATCGGTTCATTCAACAGCATCATCTGGAGTCACCCAATTTCGCAGATAAGACGCCAGAGCAGCAACTCGGCAGAAATGATTATAACAATCTTAAGCAAGAAGCCGAAAGAACCGTTCATGAGAAGCTCAATAATGTGAACCGGAAATATAGCGATCGAATCAACGCAGCTCGTAATAGAAGCGACAATGCCGAAATGGACCGACTTGATGCCGAAAAAGAGACCAAGATCGCTGAATTGAATAAAGAAAAAGACACTGTCTTTGAACAAAAGCTAAAGACTGCTGTAGCAGCCAAACAAAAAGAATTTGTTACAGCAAAAATGAACCTGGATAACCGCAAAAACTCGCTTTATTACGCTCTTAAAAATTTAAGCAGTGGCGAAACGTACAGTAATATCGATCAAGATACGCTGCAAAAAGCGTTGGATAGTCAGGATATTATATACACGTTAAACCTGCCAAACACCGAAATGATGAGCAGAGTTTCTAGCGACATGAGTTACAACCAGATCAAGGGAACTTTCTATATTTTAAACCCGACGCAAGGATCGGGCATTATTCAATCCGACTACCTTTCCCATCTGACCAAGAAGCAGCACTCCATGGAGACCGTCTACTTGCTCATCGCACTTTTGATCGTCACGCTTGCCTTAAGCTTCTATTTGAGAAAACAGCGTGCCAATGATATCGCACTAACCGATGTCAAAGCAGGTGTAACAAAACGATTCCCTCTGGACGTTCGCGCCTGGTGCACCTTTATTGCAACGGCTGCACTGTTCGGCATCTCGATGGATAATGACATTTTCTACCTGTCTCCGACTTTTGTAAGCTTGTACCAAATCTTCGTAGTAGCGATATCCACTGCACTGCTGGTCATAGTGTTTTACGGCATTCGCGGCGCTATCTCCTTGATGAAAAATCCAGAAAAGCGCGCCGAGCAATGGAACAGCAGCATAACAGCTTCCTTCTGGCAAACGGTGAAAGAAGCTCTTGAGCAGCGAGGCTTACGGTTCAAGCTGCTAGTGTTCATGGCGATCATCGGGATCATGGGCTTCCTTCCGGTTTGTGTGGCTGCATCTGAATTTGAAGACGTCGTTGTTGTTTTTGCTTTTGCTTGGTATATCATGTTCATCATCTTTGTACTTCCTTATATTATGCGGAAGGTGAAACAGCTTCGCAAAATCATCAAAGGTGTGGAACAAATGGCTAATGGGGATTTTGGCGTGACATTGCCTGCAAAAGGGAATGGCCAATTGTCCCGAATGGCGACTCATATTAACAATATGAAGCAAGGCTTGCAGCTATCGCTCGAAAAGCAGCGAGTGAGCGACCGGCTGAAGACAGAACTGATTACGAACGTTTCACACGATTTGAAAACGCCCTTAACATCTATCATTAATTTTGTCGATTTGCTCAAAAATGAGAGCTTATCCGCCGAGCAATCCTCGCATTATATTGAGGTGCTCGATCGGAAGACGCAGCGGCTGAAAGTACTCATCGACGACTTGTTCGAAGCGTCTAAAATGGCAAGCGGAGCAACCGAGCTATTTTTGGAGAAAGTCGATGTTGCGGCACTGCTTAATCAGGCTTTAGCCGAGTTCAGCGACAAAATTGATGCATCCCCACTCAACTTTAGGGTGAATCTGGAAAAGCCGCACATCTATGCGCTGTTAGACGGTAAAAAAACATGGCGCGTCTTCGAGAACCTAATCTCCAACGCATTGAAATACGCCATGCCGGGAACCCGGGTCTATGTCAACTTGACAGAATCCGAGAGCAAAGTCGTCTTGATCATTCAAAATATTTCCGTCTACGAGTTTAACTTCGACGCCCGAGAGCTGTTCGAACGGTTCAAAACGCGGCGATCAGTCCAGACACACGGAAGGCTCCGGACTCGGCCTAGCCATTGCCAAAAGCATCGTTGA
- a CDS encoding response regulator transcription factor, with product MRKYQVLVVDDDADIREAIEIYLKGEGIEVCKAQNGIEALRVLEEKEIHLIILDIMMPQMDGIQATFKIRESRNVPILMLSAKAEDTDKILGLNVGADDYLTKPFNPLELIARVKSQLRRYTTLGHFGEEEPTSEELRVRGLVLNTVTKEVTVDGEDVRITPTEFKILELLMMNKGRVFSIDEIYEKVWKDPAWGADNTVAVHVRRIREKIEINPKDPKYLKVVWGIGYKMEK from the coding sequence TTGAGGAAATACCAGGTGCTCGTTGTCGATGATGATGCCGACATTCGGGAAGCGATCGAAATTTATTTGAAAGGTGAGGGCATCGAGGTCTGCAAAGCACAAAATGGCATCGAAGCATTGCGGGTGCTGGAGGAAAAAGAAATTCATCTGATCATCCTCGATATCATGATGCCTCAGATGGACGGTATTCAAGCGACGTTCAAAATTAGAGAGAGTCGCAACGTCCCGATCCTGATGCTTTCCGCCAAAGCGGAGGATACGGATAAAATCCTCGGGCTGAATGTCGGCGCTGACGATTACTTAACCAAGCCCTTCAATCCACTTGAGCTGATCGCCAGAGTAAAGTCTCAGCTTCGACGCTACACGACACTTGGTCATTTTGGAGAGGAAGAACCAACAAGTGAGGAGCTGCGCGTCCGCGGACTTGTTCTCAATACTGTGACCAAAGAAGTCACAGTCGACGGCGAGGATGTGCGGATAACGCCAACAGAATTCAAAATTCTTGAGCTGTTGATGATGAACAAAGGCCGCGTTTTTTCCATCGATGAGATTTACGAAAAAGTGTGGAAAGACCCTGCCTGGGGCGCTGATAATACGGTGGCGGTTCATGTGCGGAGAATCCGCGAGAAAATCGAAATCAATCCGAAAGATCCAAAATATTTGAAGGTGGTGTGGGGTATTGGCTACAAAATGGAGAAGTAA
- a CDS encoding cell wall hydrolase has product MLSPFIYARPIGETASYRMNGFVITIADFRFKTYILILSSATTNRVQSEKFPDSITEVIHQPGQFSAIDDGQFNLKSNLSYLDEKIKP; this is encoded by the coding sequence ATGCTAAGTCCATTCATTTATGCTAGACCGATTGGAGAAACGGCCAGTTACCGTATGAACGGATTTGTCATCACAATAGCAGATTTTCGGTTCAAGACATACATCCTCATCCTATCTTCAGCCACGACTAATCGAGTTCAGTCCGAAAAATTTCCTGATTCCATCACTGAGGTTATTCATCAGCCAGGTCAATTTTCAGCCATTGATGATGGCCAGTTTAACCTTAAATCAAATTTGTCATACTTGGACGAGAAAATAAAGCCCTAG
- a CDS encoding ABC transporter substrate-binding protein gives MRKFPKVSILIALAFLTVTGCESESTISGQNPVVNQTPESPDNELFIFTGDQLFNKRYLKEENFDLLIGQFIKKKFPNIKIKHVQWDNPGRQYQDLVAAGTIPDIIFEDARRNTYRSIRKYDLQWDMTDLIKKYNFDTNKLNPAMMQQSMNTSDGKLYSLPFEGSDYLLFYNKDIFDKFGVDYPKPGMTYDEVYELSKKLTRQEGDITYKGYQQHPEYYMTYNQLSEPALDPNEDKSSMVSSKWVRVVDNLRRFYDIPGNQFTTVKDFPKGHIAMAVDVEESIVDWSQNKDLNFDVSSVPVFPEAPSYKYQPYSLGAFITKQSTKKDLAFQVLAYLLSEEVQIERAKQGISSPLMSPVVQQAYGQGVQQLKGKNLQSLFALKNAMPAPRKPDLTFIDPKTSMVFPLIWKESKDSQTALRMINDVMNKAIEESKALQKDGVASPHL, from the coding sequence ATGAGAAAGTTTCCTAAAGTATCTATATTGATTGCTTTGGCATTCTTAACCGTGACGGGCTGCGAATCTGAATCTACAATTTCTGGCCAAAACCCGGTAGTTAACCAAACACCTGAATCGCCAGACAACGAATTATTCATCTTTACAGGGGATCAGCTTTTTAACAAACGTTATTTAAAGGAAGAAAATTTCGACCTGCTCATCGGCCAGTTTATCAAGAAAAAATTTCCGAATATTAAAATCAAACACGTTCAATGGGATAATCCCGGCAGACAGTATCAGGACTTAGTCGCTGCAGGAACGATTCCCGATATTATCTTCGAGGATGCCCGCCGCAACACGTACAGATCGATTCGAAAATATGATTTGCAATGGGACATGACTGATCTAATCAAAAAATACAATTTCGACACCAACAAATTGAATCCAGCCATGATGCAGCAATCGATGAACACTTCTGATGGTAAACTGTACTCACTGCCATTCGAAGGAAGTGATTACTTGTTGTTCTACAACAAGGATATTTTCGACAAGTTCGGTGTGGATTACCCCAAGCCTGGCATGACATACGATGAGGTATATGAATTGTCTAAAAAGCTGACGCGCCAAGAGGGGGACATTACCTATAAAGGCTACCAGCAGCATCCTGAATATTATATGACGTATAACCAACTTTCGGAGCCTGCTCTCGATCCTAATGAAGACAAGTCAAGCATGGTATCGAGCAAATGGGTACGGGTTGTAGACAACCTCAGGCGGTTCTATGACATTCCCGGTAACCAGTTCACTACAGTTAAGGACTTCCCCAAAGGCCACATAGCCATGGCAGTGGATGTGGAGGAAAGTATCGTCGATTGGAGTCAAAATAAAGACTTAAACTTCGATGTCTCTTCGGTACCCGTATTTCCGGAAGCGCCCTCGTACAAATATCAACCATACTCATTGGGAGCATTTATCACGAAACAATCCACAAAGAAGGATCTTGCGTTCCAGGTGCTCGCTTATCTTCTTTCGGAAGAGGTTCAAATCGAACGGGCAAAGCAAGGCATCAGTTCTCCTTTGATGAGCCCAGTCGTCCAGCAGGCGTATGGGCAAGGTGTACAGCAATTGAAAGGGAAAAATCTCCAATCGCTATTTGCTTTAAAGAATGCGATGCCTGCTCCCCGCAAACCGGACCTGACATTTATCGATCCTAAGACATCGATGGTTTTCCCTTTAATCTGGAAGGAATCCAAAGATAGCCAAACGGCGCTGCGGATGATCAATGACGTCATGAACAAAGCAATTGAAGAGTCAAAGGCTCTTCAAAAGGATGGTGTAGCAAGTCCACACCTGTAA
- a CDS encoding fibronectin type III domain-containing protein yields MPERFEYPLVHTQAPEEAYEHILNYTGSSLVRDAVDTRVINSVRNQTGVIIGNENDMGGFPPLEQAAAPSDQDRDGMPDAWELANGLNPADPEDRNGDGNGNGYTNLEEYLNELAAPGFPAHYPKTPPTWSGPPFTPPPVKPEPEPEPEPVASIDGDMVRNVVINDNSSSGSTNAANWSVQDDLQQGDIVFGDRMTGSKVYKFESVPEHLKGQEWIRTAVASRSATNSDLVSFYLAADADVYVAYDSRITTEPNWLTANYENTGESIADSQPVAYKLYKKRYAAGSHVVMGSNNDTSKCPYFVILKLVNPEAEPPAAAPTDLTGELADSPAVLLNWSPVSGADAYLIYRSSSKEPLYKAVGSTKGAAYADTAVEKGVTYRYQVSALNAGGESPLSGAVELFTFDASQPAPSAPSDLSVAAARSLSVELEWAPVAGAISYNVYRATGPEVTYSKIGTSSVAIYTDKAVNPSTSYSYKVTATGIGGESSASGSVAATTKAPVILPVVPAGLMAGEVSTSSVAIKWNPAAGAENYNIYRKADGEESFVKIDSVTSTSYVDDSISVSNTSYRYKISAVNEMGETALTDELRVSMPVPAAPSDLTVGLVGETFVGLIWTSHGGETQVNVYREANGVVENLGYAKVQTYYDRTAEPGVEYTYYIKAQNAAGESKASNSITVTPGLMTVLENYTDQFKATSDLTGPLASQLTNSLKQVKHHFDTGANNQAIKFLEKYLEELGKENMQKHISTEAKFTLSHYAELFLNRLEQT; encoded by the coding sequence GTGCCAGAGCGTTTCGAATATCCTCTCGTTCATACCCAGGCTCCGGAAGAAGCGTATGAGCATATTCTGAATTACACCGGCTCGTCCCTTGTGCGGGATGCGGTCGATACGCGGGTCATTAACAGCGTAAGGAATCAGACAGGCGTGATCATCGGAAACGAGAATGATATGGGCGGCTTCCCGCCGCTCGAGCAAGCCGCAGCACCTTCCGATCAGGACCGGGACGGCATGCCTGATGCGTGGGAGCTCGCGAACGGACTGAATCCCGCTGATCCGGAGGACCGGAACGGCGACGGTAACGGGAATGGCTATACGAATCTGGAAGAATATCTGAACGAGCTAGCGGCTCCCGGCTTCCCGGCTCATTACCCTAAGACGCCTCCGACATGGTCCGGACCTCCGTTTACTCCGCCGCCTGTAAAGCCTGAACCGGAGCCCGAGCCGGAGCCGGTGGCCAGCATCGATGGAGACATGGTCCGAAATGTCGTTATTAACGACAACAGCAGCAGCGGCAGTACCAATGCGGCGAACTGGTCGGTTCAGGACGATCTCCAGCAAGGAGACATCGTGTTCGGAGACCGGATGACCGGCAGTAAGGTTTACAAGTTCGAGTCTGTGCCGGAGCACTTGAAGGGCCAGGAATGGATCCGCACAGCCGTAGCCTCCAGAAGCGCGACGAACAGCGATTTGGTTTCCTTCTATTTAGCAGCAGATGCCGATGTGTATGTCGCTTACGATTCGAGGATTACGACGGAGCCCAATTGGCTGACCGCCAATTATGAGAATACGGGAGAGTCGATCGCAGACAGTCAGCCGGTGGCGTACAAGCTTTACAAAAAGCGTTACGCCGCAGGCTCCCATGTCGTCATGGGCTCGAACAATGACACGTCGAAATGTCCATATTTTGTGATCCTGAAGCTGGTGAATCCGGAAGCCGAACCTCCTGCGGCTGCTCCTACCGATCTGACAGGCGAGCTAGCGGACAGCCCCGCCGTATTGCTGAATTGGTCGCCCGTGAGCGGAGCGGACGCTTATCTAATCTACCGTTCCTCCTCCAAGGAACCATTGTATAAAGCAGTGGGCAGCACCAAAGGTGCAGCGTATGCAGACACAGCTGTGGAGAAAGGTGTCACATACCGCTATCAGGTATCAGCCTTGAACGCCGGAGGGGAATCTCCGCTATCCGGTGCGGTCGAGTTGTTCACCTTTGACGCTTCGCAGCCTGCGCCTTCCGCGCCGTCGGACTTAAGCGTAGCGGCGGCTAGAAGTCTTTCCGTCGAGCTGGAATGGGCGCCAGTGGCGGGTGCGATAAGCTACAACGTCTACAGAGCGACTGGACCAGAAGTCACTTACAGTAAAATAGGCACTTCTTCTGTCGCCATCTATACCGATAAGGCGGTGAATCCTTCCACTTCCTATTCTTACAAAGTGACGGCGACGGGAATCGGCGGCGAATCCTCAGCGTCCGGCAGCGTGGCAGCGACGACGAAGGCGCCGGTGATCCTGCCCGTGGTGCCTGCAGGCCTGATGGCCGGTGAGGTTTCGACTTCTTCTGTTGCAATCAAATGGAATCCGGCAGCTGGAGCGGAAAACTACAACATTTACAGAAAAGCGGATGGCGAGGAGTCTTTTGTCAAAATAGACAGCGTCACCTCGACCTCCTACGTCGATGACAGCATCAGTGTGAGCAATACGAGCTACCGCTACAAAATATCAGCCGTAAACGAAATGGGCGAAACGGCGCTGACGGATGAGCTGCGGGTCTCCATGCCCGTGCCCGCCGCGCCGTCCGACCTTACGGTCGGACTGGTGGGAGAAACGTTTGTCGGACTCATCTGGACCTCCCACGGCGGGGAAACCCAGGTCAATGTGTACAGGGAAGCGAACGGTGTAGTCGAAAACCTGGGGTACGCCAAGGTCCAAACGTATTACGACCGCACGGCCGAGCCTGGCGTCGAATACACCTATTACATCAAGGCCCAGAACGCCGCCGGAGAATCCAAGGCATCCAATAGCATTACAGTCACACCGGGGCTAATGACTGTTTTGGAGAACTATACAGATCAGTTTAAGGCAACCAGTGATTTAACAGGTCCTCTCGCTTCTCAGCTGACCAACAGCCTGAAGCAAGTAAAGCATCATTTTGACACGGGCGCGAATAATCAGGCGATTAAGTTTTTGGAAAAATACCTGGAAGAGCTCGGCAAAGAGAACATGCAGAAGCATATTTCTACCGAGGCAAAATTCACTTTGAGCCATTATGCCGAATTGTTCTTGAATCGGTTGGAACAGACGTAA
- a CDS encoding PadR family transcriptional regulator, with protein sequence MSENKITSDLLRGHTDTMILRLLSEADRYGYEIVKLIAERSGGEYELKEATMYSSVRRLETDGDIEWYWGDESQGGRRKYFRITEKGIGTYARNKSNWEYSKRVLENLL encoded by the coding sequence ATGAGCGAGAACAAAATTACATCCGACTTGCTTCGCGGACATACCGATACGATGATTTTACGTCTGTTATCCGAAGCTGACCGCTACGGGTACGAAATTGTCAAACTGATCGCCGAGCGCTCGGGCGGCGAGTATGAATTAAAGGAAGCCACGATGTACTCCAGCGTCCGGCGGCTTGAAACAGACGGCGATATCGAGTGGTATTGGGGCGATGAATCTCAGGGCGGACGGCGCAAGTATTTTAGGATTACCGAAAAAGGCATCGGTACTTACGCCCGCAACAAAAGCAATTGGGAGTATTCGAAGCGTGTGTTAGAAAATTTATTATAA
- a CDS encoding pentapeptide repeat-containing protein, producing MNPKLTNYLNGVFTPYDGVKSVTELKADLHSDLQERYRELTAEGKDDETAFKMTIESIGDIEQTILEVANLSRSLERQVVTNFSASNLPMSDFAGVIAHKGNFTSSALRGSDFAGADLTGSSFKASDAREANFDGANLTDCTLSALDLSDASFNESILIRTNFSTSGLDGAKFTGVKLTDVTLTKIDLRKTIFEGCIFDGVVFKDSDLSGLRLDGQTFIGVKFDKSALKEVSFRGATLKNVSFQAFFSLTNKYYRGIKTICFDGAMMDKLTYASLKGMGADLSKVTVR from the coding sequence ATGAATCCGAAATTGACGAACTATTTGAACGGCGTTTTCACGCCATATGACGGGGTAAAAAGCGTCACCGAATTAAAGGCGGACCTGCACTCGGATTTGCAGGAGCGATATCGTGAACTGACAGCCGAGGGCAAAGACGATGAAACAGCGTTTAAGATGACCATTGAGAGCATCGGCGACATCGAACAAACGATCTTGGAGGTCGCCAACCTCTCCCGCTCGCTAGAACGGCAAGTAGTGACAAACTTTAGCGCAAGCAACTTGCCAATGAGCGACTTTGCGGGCGTTATTGCGCATAAAGGAAATTTTACATCGAGCGCTTTACGCGGTTCCGACTTTGCTGGCGCAGACTTGACCGGCAGTTCGTTTAAGGCCAGCGACGCACGTGAAGCCAATTTTGACGGCGCGAATCTGACTGACTGTACCCTATCCGCCCTAGACCTTTCGGATGCGAGCTTCAATGAATCGATCCTTATACGTACCAACTTCAGCACTTCGGGGCTGGACGGAGCAAAATTCACAGGCGTAAAACTGACCGACGTCACGCTAACCAAGATCGACCTTAGAAAAACAATCTTTGAAGGTTGTATCTTTGACGGCGTGGTCTTCAAAGATTCCGACCTGAGCGGGCTGCGTCTAGACGGGCAAACCTTTATCGGCGTTAAGTTTGACAAGTCGGCATTAAAAGAAGTTTCGTTTAGAGGCGCTACACTCAAGAATGTGTCTTTTCAGGCATTCTTTTCGTTGACCAATAAGTATTACCGTGGCATCAAAACCATCTGCTTTGACGGAGCGATGATGGATAAGTTGACATATGCCTCTCTTAAGGGCATGGGGGCCGATTTGTCTAAGGTTACTGTTCGATAA
- a CDS encoding ABC transporter ATP-binding protein — protein MQNKSIKVIGLQKSYKQHQVLKGVDFEVEKGSIFALLGSNGAGKTTVVKILTTLLKQDGGSATVNGFDVASKPENVRQAISLTGQFAAVDEILTGRENLIMIAKLRYLKNPRQVADDLLKRFGLTDAADRRASTYSGGMRRRLDIALSLVGKPQIIFLDEPTTGLDPESRIEVWKIVKELADGGTTVLLTTQYLEEAEQLADRIAILHEGRIIANGTLSDLKKLFPSTKVEYVEKQPTLEEIFLAIVGKKEGK, from the coding sequence ATGCAAAACAAATCAATTAAAGTGATTGGGCTGCAAAAATCCTACAAGCAACATCAAGTCTTAAAAGGCGTGGATTTTGAGGTTGAAAAAGGTAGTATTTTCGCCCTACTTGGCTCCAACGGAGCGGGCAAGACAACGGTTGTCAAAATCCTCACCACACTGCTAAAACAAGACGGCGGAAGCGCCACCGTAAACGGATTCGATGTTGCTTCAAAACCCGAGAATGTGCGGCAGGCGATCAGTCTGACCGGGCAATTTGCCGCCGTGGACGAAATTTTGACCGGACGGGAAAATCTTATCATGATTGCCAAGCTTCGATACCTCAAAAATCCGCGTCAGGTTGCGGATGACTTGCTTAAACGATTCGGCTTGACAGACGCCGCCGACCGCAGGGCGTCTACTTACTCGGGTGGTATGCGCCGCAGGCTCGACATCGCCTTGAGCCTTGTGGGAAAACCACAGATCATTTTCCTCGACGAGCCAACCACTGGACTTGATCCCGAGTCGCGTATCGAGGTTTGGAAGATTGTCAAGGAGCTTGCCGACGGTGGCACGACGGTACTCCTGACCACTCAGTATTTGGAAGAAGCTGAGCAGCTTGCCGACCGAATTGCCATTTTGCACGAGGGTAGAATTATTGCTAACGGCACGCTTTCGGATCTAAAAAAGCTGTTCCCATCCACGAAGGTTGAGTATGTTGAAAAACAGCCGACATTAGAGGAGATATTCCTCGCAATCGTCGGCAAAAAGGAGGGAAAATAA
- a CDS encoding ABC transporter permease, which yields METVKKHFFSDLGVMLGRSMRHISRSMDTIVTVTIMPIMMMLLFVYVFGGAIQTGTDNYVNYLLPGILLIAIASGISYTAFRLFTDVQRGIFERFHSMPISRSTLLWGHVLTSLVSNAISVLVIILVALIMGFRSSAGILSWLAVASILALFTLALTWVAAIAGLSAKSVDGASAFSYPIIFLPFISSAFVPTESMPSVVRAFAENQPVTSIVEAIRALLSDQPVGNDIWVALAWCVGILFIAYFFAMRVYKKRV from the coding sequence ATGGAGACGGTAAAGAAACATTTCTTCAGCGATCTGGGCGTTATGCTAGGACGTTCCATGCGCCATATTTCCCGCAGTATGGACACCATCGTCACGGTCACCATTATGCCGATCATGATGATGTTGCTGTTCGTCTATGTGTTCGGCGGTGCAATTCAAACCGGAACGGATAACTATGTGAATTACCTGTTACCTGGTATACTACTAATTGCTATTGCTAGCGGTATATCCTACACGGCTTTCCGCCTGTTTACTGATGTGCAACGGGGCATATTCGAGCGGTTTCACTCCATGCCGATTTCACGTTCCACCTTACTTTGGGGGCATGTGCTGACCTCGCTGGTATCCAACGCCATATCGGTTCTCGTCATCATTCTCGTAGCGTTGATTATGGGTTTTCGTTCGTCCGCGGGGATACTGTCATGGCTTGCAGTAGCCAGCATACTCGCGCTGTTTACATTGGCATTAACTTGGGTCGCGGCAATTGCCGGACTGTCCGCAAAGTCGGTGGACGGGGCAAGCGCCTTTTCCTACCCGATTATCTTCCTGCCGTTTATCAGCTCGGCGTTTGTGCCTACCGAGTCGATGCCTTCGGTCGTTCGAGCCTTTGCCGAAAACCAGCCGGTGACCTCGATAGTGGAAGCCATCCGTGCGCTACTGTCAGATCAGCCGGTGGGTAATGATATATGGGTCGCTCTTGCGTGGTGCGTCGGGATTTTGTTCATAGCATATTTCTTTGCAATGAGGGTGTACAAAAAACGAGTGTGA
- a CDS encoding alpha/beta-type small acid-soluble spore protein, whose amino-acid sequence MANNNTLVVPQAKAALNQLKVEIAQELGIPFQPNAYNGNLATRDAGAIGGNITKRLVQIAEQQLSSFQR is encoded by the coding sequence ATGGCTAATAACAACACATTAGTAGTTCCACAAGCAAAGGCAGCTTTAAATCAATTGAAGGTTGAAATAGCTCAAGAGCTTGGAATTCCATTCCAACCAAATGCATATAACGGAAACCTCGCCACACGCGATGCTGGTGCAATAGGTGGGAATATTACAAAAAGATTAGTGCAAATAGCTGAGCAACAACTTTCCAGCTTCCAACGCTAA